CTCCAGGGCCCCGCCGGTGGCCTGCTGGAGCCGCCGGGCGGCGTCGGAGTCGTCCTCCGGGTTCACCACCCGGTACGACACCCCTGCCGCCTCCAGCAGCTCGCGCACCCGGTGACACCGCTCGCACCACGGCACGGCGTACAGAACGACCTCGTTGGGCTTCACGGTGGACCTCCCTGTAAGTTCGGTCATTGGTCGTTGGTCGTTGGTCGTTAGTCGTTGGTCGTCGGTCGGGGGCCTTCGGCCTGCTGGGCGGCTAGGCTGCTAGGCGGCTCCTGAGCCCCGCCGCCAGGACCTCCGGGGGGCATGGGGTCTGCTGGAGAGCCGCGCGCGGCTCCTTGGCTCGCCGCGCAGCGCCTTCAACGCTCGCACCGTGAGTTCGTTCGTGCCCCGCCGAACGGTCATGAAGCCACCGCCGGTGCCCCGTGCCTGCGCGGCGAATCCCATTGCCCGGCTTCGCGCGCGGCCGGAAGCAGGCCCCATGCCTCCGGCGTGAAGGCCCCGGACCAACGGAGGTTACCCTTCCCCGTTGTACGGCCCCGCAGGGGCCTGACGAGGCTTCCCAGTAACTTCGGTCGTTGGTCGTTGGTCGGGGGCCTTTGTCTCGCCCACCGTACCACCTCCGGCGCAGCCGTCCACCCCGCCCTTTACGGCCGGCCGCCCACCGCGGTACCTTGCCCGGGATGCGCGGAGGAACCATGATCGAACCGATCCGGTCTCGAAGGAACGAGCGGCTCCGGTGGGCGGCCCGGGTGGTGCGCGACCGACGGTTCCGCCGGCGCGAGGGGGTGTGGGCGGCCGAGGGCATCCGCCTGGCCGAGGAGGTGGCCGGCTCCGGTCTGCCGGTGCGGCTGTGGCTGCTGGAGGAGGGGTGGGGGGCCGAGCCGGGCCGGAACCGCCGGCTCCTCGAGACGGTGACGGAGCGGGGGGATCCGGTGGTTCGGGTGGCCCGGGGGCTGCTGCGGGAGGCAACCGACACCCAGACCCCCCAGGGCGTGGCGGTGGTGTTCCAGGCGCCCCGGTGGGCGCCGGAGGACCTGCTGGCCCGGCCCGGCCCCCTGGTGGTGCTCGACCGGCTCCAGGACCCCGGGAACCTGGGCACCCTGGCCCGCACCGCCGAAGCCACGGGCGCGGCCGGCCTCGTGCTGGTACCCGGCTCGGCCGACCCGGGCAATCCCAAGGCCCTGCGCGCCTCGGCGGGGTCGCTCCTTCGGCTGCCCGCGGTCACCGTGCCCAATGCGGCCGGGTTCCTCAAGGCGGTCGGGATCCAGGCCCTGGCCACGGTGCCCGCGGGCGGGGCCGCGCCGGACGAGCTGGACCTGACCGGCCGGTTCGCACTCCTGCTCGGCCAGGAGGGCGGCGGCCTGGCCCCCGACCTGGCCGGGTCGGCCGGCCTCCGGGTCACCCTGCCCATGGAAGGCCGGGTGGAGTCGCTCAACGTGGCCGCGGCCGCGGCCATGATCCTGTACGAGGCCCAACGCCAACGCCGCAAGGCCCTTTCCCCCATCTCAAGGAGTTCCCCATGGCCCAGATCCAGACCCTGACCTTCACCCAGACCCTCACCCACACCGGCGGGTTTCGGGCCCAGGCGCGCGTGCGCGAC
This is a stretch of genomic DNA from Deferrisoma camini S3R1. It encodes these proteins:
- a CDS encoding TrmH family RNA methyltransferase, giving the protein MIEPIRSRRNERLRWAARVVRDRRFRRREGVWAAEGIRLAEEVAGSGLPVRLWLLEEGWGAEPGRNRRLLETVTERGDPVVRVARGLLREATDTQTPQGVAVVFQAPRWAPEDLLARPGPLVVLDRLQDPGNLGTLARTAEATGAAGLVLVPGSADPGNPKALRASAGSLLRLPAVTVPNAAGFLKAVGIQALATVPAGGAAPDELDLTGRFALLLGQEGGGLAPDLAGSAGLRVTLPMEGRVESLNVAAAAAMILYEAQRQRRKALSPISRSSPWPRSRP